A genome region from Musa acuminata AAA Group cultivar baxijiao chromosome BXJ3-5, Cavendish_Baxijiao_AAA, whole genome shotgun sequence includes the following:
- the LOC135639186 gene encoding uncharacterized protein LOC135639186 encodes MEFFEGASTVRLRSIHNTYLVADEYSQHVRLDRDGSCSGARWTVEIFTYIGDRRRLRLRSFYGRYLAAHRTETAFLNLTGKKVFQEAPLCFGPRVNWLPLRDGCRVRLKCVFDQFLRAKASVGRRITRDAGVPLHPILDSVGRRITRDAGTPAGLPGSHMRRCLLLLLHSGQRRSCCLLHRTHSILLLGSWMFSTAIYRVTIQYKVADDAGNVDESSGRRTLTFAAGGSIGMLKRRLQEETGLVNIYVCGRSPTDGSLVPINLPPPPDCPHTQVVVVKANSTAARNLKNRYEQR; translated from the exons ATGGAGTTTTTCGAGGGAGCGAGCACAGTCCGCCTGCGAAGCATCCACAACACGTACCTTGTGGCGGACGAATACTCGCAGCACGTGAGGCTCGATCGAGACGGCTCCTGTAGCGGTGCCCGGTGGACCGTCGAGATCTTCACCTACATTGGCGACCGGCGCCGGCTCCGCCTTAGGAGCTTCTACGGCCGCTACCTCGCTGCTCACCGCACGGAGACCGCCTTCCTCAACCTCACCGGCAAGAAGGTGTTCCAGGAGGCGCCCCTTTGCTTCGGCCCTCGCGTCAACTGGCTGCCGCTCCGCGACGGCTGCCGCGTCCGGCTCAAGTGCGTCTTCGACCAGTTCCTCCGGGCCAAGGCTTCTGTGGGACGTCGAATTACTCGAGACGCCGGCGTTCCCCTACACCCGATATTGGATTCTGTGGGACGTCGAATTACTCGAGACGCCGGCACACCCGCCGGTCTCCCCGGTTCACATATGCGGCGGTGCCTCCTACTCCTCCTCCACAGTGGCCAGCGACGCAGCTGCTGCCTCCTCCATCGTACGCATTCCATTCTGCTTCTTGGATCTTGGATGTTCTCGACTGCCATTTATCGTGTG ACTATCCAATACAAGGTAGCAGATGATGCTGGTAACGTGGACGAGAGCAGTGGCCGGCGAACGTTGACTTTTGCTGCTGGAGGGAGCATCGGCATGCTGAAGAGGaggctgcaggaggaaacagggcTGGTCAACATCTACGTGTGCGGTCGGAGTCCAACGGACGGCAGCCTCGTTCCGATCAATCTTCCGCCGCCACCTGATTGCCCCCACACTCAGGTCGTGGTGGTGAAGGCCAACTCAACGG CTGCAAGGAACTTGAAGAATAGATATGAACAGCGCTAG